A DNA window from Pseudomonas tohonis contains the following coding sequences:
- the lpcA gene encoding D-sedoheptulose 7-phosphate isomerase, with translation MLSHIRNSLEEARSALENFIANEQALRSIERAAELLVESFETKGKAFSCGNGGSMCDAMHFAEELTGRYRRNRPGIAAISISDASHISCVANDFGYDHIFSRYIESHGREGDVLLAFSTSGKSPNVLKAAEAAKALGVKVIALTGKPGSALEALADVCICAPGGDFADRVQELHIKVVHILIELVERRLAPENYA, from the coding sequence ATGCTCAGCCACATCCGCAACAGCCTCGAGGAAGCCCGGTCGGCGCTGGAGAACTTCATCGCCAACGAGCAGGCCCTGCGCAGCATCGAGCGCGCGGCGGAACTGCTGGTGGAAAGCTTCGAGACCAAGGGCAAGGCCTTCTCCTGCGGCAATGGCGGCTCCATGTGCGACGCCATGCATTTCGCCGAGGAACTGACCGGGCGCTACCGCAGAAACCGCCCGGGCATCGCCGCCATCTCCATCAGCGATGCCAGCCATATCAGCTGCGTGGCCAACGACTTCGGCTACGACCACATCTTCTCGCGCTACATCGAGTCCCACGGCCGCGAAGGCGACGTGCTGCTGGCCTTCAGCACCAGCGGCAAGAGCCCCAACGTGCTCAAGGCCGCCGAAGCCGCCAAGGCGCTCGGGGTGAAGGTCATCGCCCTCACCGGCAAACCGGGCTCCGCCCTGGAAGCGCTCGCCGACGTATGCATCTGCGCCCCCGGCGGCGACTTCGCCGACCGCGTGCAGGAGCTGCACATCAAGGTGGTGCACATCCTCATCGAGCTGGTCGAACGCAGGCTCGCGCCTGAGAATTACGCTTAG
- a CDS encoding M18 family aminopeptidase: MREELNQGLIDFLKASPTPFHATRSLAQRLEAAGYVHLDERDAWRAEAGGRYYVTRNDSSLIAVRLGKRPMLDGGLRLVGAHTDSPGLRVKPNPELHRQGFWQLGVEVYGGALLAPWFDRDLSLAGRVTYRAAGKVESQLVDFQAPIAVIPNLAIHLNREANQGWAINAQTELPPILAQLATGETREFRDLLAEQLTLEHGVNADAVLDYELSFYDTQSAAVIGLGGDFIAGARLDNLLSCYAGLQALLAAEGDESCVLVCTDHEEVGSCSACGADGPFLEQVLRRLMPEGDAFTRIVQRSLLVSADNAHGVHPNYADKHDGNHGPKLNAGPVIKINSNQRYATNSETAGFFRHLCLENEVPVQSFVTRSDMGCGSTIGPITASQLGVRTVDIGLPTFAMHSIRELAGSHDLAHLVKVLAAFYSSHDLP, from the coding sequence ATGCGCGAAGAGTTGAACCAGGGCCTGATCGATTTCCTCAAGGCCTCTCCCACCCCCTTCCACGCCACCCGCAGCCTGGCCCAGCGCCTGGAGGCCGCGGGCTATGTGCACCTCGACGAGCGCGACGCCTGGCGCGCCGAGGCCGGTGGGCGCTACTACGTGACCCGCAACGATTCCTCGCTGATCGCCGTCCGCCTCGGCAAGCGCCCGATGCTCGACGGCGGCCTGCGCCTGGTCGGTGCCCACACCGACAGCCCCGGCCTGCGCGTGAAACCCAACCCCGAACTGCATCGCCAGGGCTTCTGGCAGCTGGGCGTCGAAGTCTATGGCGGAGCCCTGCTGGCCCCCTGGTTCGACCGCGACCTCTCGCTCGCGGGCCGCGTCACCTACCGCGCCGCCGGCAAGGTGGAAAGCCAACTGGTGGATTTCCAGGCGCCCATCGCCGTGATCCCCAACCTGGCCATCCACCTCAACCGTGAGGCCAACCAGGGCTGGGCCATCAACGCGCAGACCGAACTGCCGCCGATCCTGGCCCAGCTGGCCACCGGCGAAACCCGTGAATTCCGTGACCTGCTGGCCGAGCAGCTGACGCTGGAACACGGCGTCAACGCGGATGCGGTGCTGGACTACGAACTGAGCTTCTACGACACCCAGAGCGCCGCCGTGATCGGCCTCGGCGGCGACTTCATCGCCGGGGCGCGCCTGGACAACCTGCTCTCCTGCTACGCCGGCCTGCAGGCCCTGCTGGCCGCCGAGGGCGACGAGAGCTGCGTGCTGGTCTGCACCGACCACGAGGAAGTCGGCTCCTGCTCCGCCTGTGGCGCCGACGGCCCGTTCCTGGAGCAGGTCCTGCGCCGCCTGATGCCCGAAGGCGACGCCTTCACCCGCATCGTCCAGCGCTCGCTGCTGGTTTCCGCCGACAACGCCCACGGCGTGCACCCGAACTACGCCGACAAGCACGACGGCAATCACGGGCCCAAGCTCAACGCCGGCCCGGTGATCAAGATCAACAGCAACCAGCGCTACGCCACCAACAGCGAGACCGCCGGCTTCTTCCGCCACCTGTGCCTGGAAAACGAAGTGCCGGTGCAGAGCTTCGTCACCCGCAGCGACATGGGATGCGGCTCCACCATCGGCCCGATCACCGCCAGCCAGCTGGGCGTGCGCACCGTGGACATCGGCCTGCCGACCTTCGCCATGCACTCCATCCGCGAACTGGCCGGCAGCCATGACCTCGCCCACCTGGTGAAGGTGCTGGCCGCCTTCTACTCCAGCCACGACCTGCCTTGA
- a CDS encoding UTRA domain-containing protein, giving the protein MRDEAPRTVTAICRALQEQIEHGLLPLGGKLPAERKLSELFDTTRITLREALGQLEAQGLIYREERRGWFVSPPRVAYNPLIRSHFHAMVGEQGRVPATEVLSARLMPATVEICELLELPALSSVYLIRRARRIDGRLVLYVEHYLNPQYFPGILDFDLTRSLTDLYGSEYGIRYGRVRFDMVPTALHPEAASTLKVAPGSPALRITRVNRDQHGRLIDCDLEFWRHDAIHVSVEVPE; this is encoded by the coding sequence ATGCGCGATGAGGCGCCCCGTACCGTTACCGCCATCTGCCGCGCACTGCAGGAGCAGATCGAGCACGGCCTGCTGCCGCTGGGTGGCAAGCTGCCGGCCGAACGCAAGTTGAGCGAGCTATTCGACACCACCCGTATCACCCTGCGCGAGGCGCTCGGCCAGCTGGAGGCGCAAGGGCTGATCTACCGCGAAGAGCGTCGTGGCTGGTTCGTCTCGCCGCCTCGGGTGGCCTACAACCCGCTTATACGCAGCCACTTCCACGCCATGGTCGGCGAACAGGGCCGGGTGCCGGCCACCGAAGTGCTGAGCGCGCGGCTGATGCCGGCCACCGTGGAAATCTGCGAGCTGCTTGAGCTGCCGGCACTGTCGAGCGTCTACCTGATCCGCCGCGCACGGCGCATCGACGGGCGCCTGGTGCTCTACGTCGAGCACTACCTCAACCCGCAGTACTTCCCCGGCATCCTCGATTTCGACCTGACCCGCTCATTGACCGACCTCTATGGCAGCGAGTACGGCATCCGCTACGGCCGCGTGCGCTTCGACATGGTGCCGACGGCGCTGCACCCGGAAGCCGCCTCGACCCTGAAGGTCGCCCCCGGCAGCCCGGCGCTGCGCATCACCCGCGTCAACCGCGACCAGCACGGTCGCCTGATCGACTGCGACCTGGAGTTCTGGCGGCACGATGCGATTCACGTGAGCGTGGAGGTGCCGGAGTAA